The sequence below is a genomic window from Daphnia pulicaria isolate SC F1-1A chromosome 6, SC_F0-13Bv2, whole genome shotgun sequence.
taggattgaaaaaaaaaaaaaaaaaaaaacattctttaGATGTTTGAGAGTCGCACTAAATCTACAATGAAGATGTAGATGTTAAGAATGTCCACATAGATACTGTTGGCTGCCAAAACGTACTCTTCAGGGGAAGTTGCCAATTGTTTACCACCGAACGCCATTTGGGTGTTGTAGACTAGATAAACGCTGAACAATATCGCGCCCATTGAGGCTTCAACGAGATCGTATACCTTCCCGGGGATGTAGACGGCAACGATTCCGAAAATAACTAGGACGATCAAACCGGTAATGAGGATTCTTCCACAATTCGTAAAATCCCATTCCGTCTGCATAGCAAAATTGGTGAGCGCGAGACAAACAGCCATGCATATGTAAACGGCAATTATCACATCTTCCGACtgtaaaaattgaacaaaagtGCTTTGGTGAGTGGATACAATTATATAGCCAAAAGCTAACACTCGAATGTATATACATACTCTCTTGGTGGACGACATAGCTCCAATCACAATGCCTTCACAAATGGTGAAAAGTCGTACCAGTAAAATCATATTCACTGGCCAGCGTCGTCGGATGCGGCTGCAACACACCAGAACGATTGAAAGGGCTAAGCCCAAACACCAAGCGATGACAACCGCAATCAACCAATTTTCAGGACTTTTACGGAAGTAAGAGTTGATGTTTGGTTCGTAAACAAAGAGAAATATGGCTGTCAACGTGATGACAAGCTGCAGCATTAAAATTGCGTACACCTTCCTGCAATGACATTGGTTTTATTGCATGATGGGATATAGTAACAAAGTAAAGTTGAATTTCAATACCTAACGAAAGCTTTACGGATTGACTGTTCAGTGTAGGAAAAAGCGGCAGCATCGCCGGGCTCTCCGGGTTCCAAATCTGCCCCACCGTCCATGGTTTTTTCTGCAACCACAGGTGGTTGTTTCTTAGGCGGTTCTACCATCTAAGAAAAGTAAgaagaattttatttgaaaggtACATATGTTTGAACgatattaaatattattaaattgCTGTTCAAATTCGCAATTGTACACCTTATGAACATCACACCCTACACGGGAAAAAAATCCCTTTTTAAAACCCGCCGGAAGATTACCACCGCCCACGTATGGTGGTTAGTTCCCTCTGGTTGTGCAACTATACgcttattgatttttcttgtatGATATCCAGTGTCCCATTCATCTGTGACGCCGATTCGTGCTAGATCtatcagatatttttttttacgaagaatagaccaaaaaaaatacaaaattagtCAATAAGCCGCTAGTATCCTTTAACACGTGTCTCTTGTTTATGGGTCCATGTTGTTGCACAATTAATAGCAAAGAGAATCTTAAACAGCAAACTTTTTAGAAAGTTACTTAAGTGGCGTGCTAGAAGCCGGTAATTAGGAGTTTCCGATGGATGAACTCCTTGACAACCGTTGACAACTATGTGTCTAAATAAAACAACGcacacaaataatttgaaacttaCTTTGAATCGAAATATACCCCCAAATTTATCTTTAAACAAGTGTTTGAGTGATACGTCATACCACAGACTGAATAAGAAGGAAAGGCAAGACGACTGTCTTCCTTATAAGTTTGGTGGGAGATTTCAACCGGGCGATTCTCGAGCTCGCCACTAGTGGCGGGTCGTACGATTCCGGCGAGATTTGTATTATGTAATACTTCCCGTTTCCCTGCCGACAACATACTTCACTTTGAACTCGTTGAGGCCACTTAATACTTTTCCCTTCGCTAGACTGCAGTCTGCACCTGCGGCATAGCAGGATCAGGAATACTAGCGAGAGCGCCGGAATGTAACAATTTATAAGCTGAATGGGTTGATGTTCTATAGGAACAGCACTAAAAGTACAACTTCTAGGAAATTATAATGTCCCATTAACTATAGTGAACTTTTAAGGAAATTTAAATGATCTCCGCGCAGGCCTATAAGGCTATACTGTAACTATGGGACTCGAGAATCAGCTGTGATATTATTTGTCATGGACTACGTCGCTAGCCGAAAGCCGACTACGGTTGCCCTTGTTGGGCCAGCGGATTTTTCAACGAAATTTGTCAATGAAGAAACATTTTCTAAATGTTACTGTTAAAATCTGctgattgatttttaattctaaAGATTGAATtaaggaaattaatttttttaacgcaaaTTACGTTGTTATATGTGCTTCCGTCAGTAGCCTGTTGATAATTGATATCCTCATACAAATTCTATAATTACCAGATCTACttgtgttatttatttaagaCCAAAGGGCATCCATGCGACCAAAGTTTCCCTATGCTTATTTGTCTGATTCATTTATGAATCATAAGAGCGCTCCTACGTGATATAACAGAGGTGACAAAACTGTTACTCACTCGAAAATCTCCTCCCCTTTCTCCTACCTAACTGTATGACCTGCAGGATTTGTTCGGTGTTATTCAACATCGCACGAGAGTCGGAAAAAGGCGTTTTTTCG
It includes:
- the LOC124342191 gene encoding protein lifeguard 1-like; its protein translation is MVEPPKKQPPVVAEKTMDGGADLEPGEPGDAAAFSYTEQSIRKAFVRKVYAILMLQLVITLTAIFLFVYEPNINSYFRKSPENWLIAVVIAWCLGLALSIVLVCCSRIRRRWPVNMILLVRLFTICEGIVIGAMSSTKRSEDVIIAVYICMAVCLALTNFAMQTEWDFTNCGRILITGLIVLVIFGIVAVYIPGKVYDLVEASMGAILFSVYLVYNTQMAFGGKQLATSPEEYVLAANSIYVDILNIYIFIVDLVRLSNI